GAGACCATGTGGAAGCGGCCCAATGGCATCATGGTGGGCAAGATGCGCATCCCCCTGGGCGTGGTGGCCATGATTTTCGAGTCCCGCCCCAATGTCACCGTGGATTCCGCCGTGCTCTGCCTGAAGGCCGGCAATGCGGTGATTTTGCGCGGCGGCTCCGAGGCCATTCATTCCAATCTGGCCCTGGCCGCCCTGCTGCATGAGGCCCTGGACACCGTGGGCCTGCCCGCGGACTGCGCCCAGGTGGTGGCCACCACGGACCGCGCCGCCGTGACCGCGTTGTGCAAGATGGATCAATACATTGATGTGATGATCCCCCGCGGCGGTGAGGGGCTGGTGCGCGCCGTCACCCAGGCGGCCACCATGCCCGTGCTCAAGCATTACCAGGGCGTCTGCCATTGCTATGTGGACAAGGCAGCGGATCTGGAGCAGGCCCTGGCCATCGTCTACAACGGCAAGTGCCAGCGCCCCGGCGTGTGCAACGCCCTGGAGGCGACCCTGGTGCATGCCGACGTAGCCGAGGCCTTCCTGCCCATGCTGGCCAAGAAGCTGGGCGGCATGGGCGTGGAGTTCCGCGCCTGCCCCAGGGCCCTGCCCCTGCTGGGCGCCACGGCCGTGCCGGCCCAGCCCGCGGACTGGGGCCAGGAGTTCCATGCCCTCATCATGGCCGTGAAGGTGGTGGATTCCATGGATGCCGCCCTGGACCACATCGCCGCGTACGGTTCCAACCACACGGAAGTGATCTGCTCGCGGGATCATGACACCGTCATGCGCTTTCTGCGCGAGGCGGACGCCTCCATGGTGGCGGCCAACGCCTCCTCGCGTTTCAACGATGGCGGCGAGCTGGGCCTGGGCGCGGAGATCGGCATCTCCACCTCCAAACTGCACGCCTACGGCCCCATGGGCGCGACCGAGCTGACCAGCACCAAATTCGTGGTCCTGGGCCAGGGCCAGACCCGCGGCTAGAGCACGTTGTTTTTGAAAAGCACTCTCGGGGGAAAACCTTTCTGCAGAAAGGCTTTCCCCCGAACCCCCTTTCCAAAGACTTTTTATTGTGATTCCAAAGTACTCCCAACTTATTGGCACGAAAGATCCGGCCGGCCTGTCGCCGCTGTCCCCTGCCCTGCCCTTTTCCGACGAGGCGCCGCGGCTGGGCATCCTGGGCGGTTCCTTCAACCCGCCCCACGTGGGCCATGTGCTGCAGGCCCGCCACGCCTGGGAACTGCTGGGGTTGACCCGCCTGGACGTGCTCCCGGCCGCTGCGCCGCCGCACAAGCCCCGCCGCGGCCTGCTGCCCTTCGACCTGCGCGTAACCCTGACCCGACTGGCCATGCAGGACGCCGGGCTTTCCGGCCTGCGCATCGAGGATCGCGAAGGCCGCCGCGCCGGCCCGTCCTACACCATCGACACCCTGCGGGAATACGCCGCCGAGCTGCCGGGCTGGGAGATCATCTTTCTGATGGGCTCCATCGACCTGCCCACCCTGCCCACCTGGAAGGACGGCCTGCGCATCAATTCGCTGGCCCACCTGGCCGTGCATCCCCGCGAGGAGGACGAGGCCGATCAGGTGGCCCAGGTGTTGGAATCCGGCGCGCTGGGGCGCTATGCCCGCGTAAAATCGCCCCTGCCGGACACGCCATGGTGCTGGCGCAAGGCCGAGCCGCCGGGGAAGCTGCTGTGGTATCTGGAGTGCGGCCGCCTGCCCGTGTGCGCCACGGACATCCGCACGCGATGGCGCACCGGCGAGCCACTGGACACGGTGCNCCTTTCTTCAGAAAGGTTTTCCCCCGAGAACTCCTCTCAAAAAGGACGTTGCCTTAATCTTCGATGGGATGCGTCGGACTGCGCAGGATGGCCCCCTGAATAAGGATGGCCTCGTCGTAGCGCATGTAAATGGAGTCGCGCTTGTTCACCAGCTCAATGTAGCCCGTGGCATTACGCAGCACCACGGTTTCGTTGGGCTTTATCTCGCCGCGTGCGGCAGGCTCCAGATCGTCCCAGTGCACCGCGTAGGTGTACACCTGTCGATCCATATTCTTCAGGGTGCCGGCGAAGCTCGAAAGCGGCAGCGCCAGGGTCAGGATCAGCCCCAGCGCCGCCGCAAGAATGAACGCCTGCATGCTACTGCCCGGGCTTGACCTTTTCGTACAGGTCAAACCGCAAGGACGGTTCCAGGGTGTGGGCGTCGAATATGCCGTCGGCGTCGGTATCGAAATGGCCGAACACGCGGCCGTTGCCGGCGTCCACCAGATAGCCGTAGACCCTGCGGTCGAAGCTCTTGCCCGGCACATGGAAGGCGAAATACTTGACCATCAGCTCGCCCTTGGGTCCGGCCTTGAAGGCGCGGCCCACGGTGTCTGCGCCGTCCAGGAAGGGGAAGGCATCGAACGGTTCGATGTCGCCCAGGAACTTGCCGGCCTTTTCCGCCTGCGCCGAGGCGGCGAGCAACTCGTTGACATTGAGGAACACCAGATCGCCCGCGGCGGTGGGCACGGCTGCAACAGGTGCCGGGGGGGCCGGGAGTGTCGGGGGCGGCGTTTCCTGCGGGGGAGTCTTGGGAGTCTCCTGCACCACCGGCTGCTTGACCGCCTGAGGCATGGCCGCTTCCGTCTGCGGGGCGGCGGCTTCGGCCGTGCGGTTCTGCTCGTCCTCAGTCGCCTGCTGCGAGGCCGGATCAGGGGATTCGCCGAACGGCCAGGCACACCCGGAGAGGGAAAGCGTGCTTCCCACAAGACACATCAGAACACCCGCCGGGAGAAGCACCTGGCGCAGACGCATCACGCATGCTGTCTTCATCATGAAAAAATCCTCCACAACTGCCTGTCTGCCACACGGGCATCTGCATGTTCCCGTGCTGAAGTATACGTCATCCCCTAAAGAAGCAAGCCTCATCCGGCCGATAAGAGCAGCGAGTGGGGAGGGGAGACTCTGAAAACGGCCGGGAATCGCGCCCCGCCCGCAGGCCCTCGCCGCGCACCACCGCGGCGCAGGCCAAGTTCCCCTCGGCAAGGATGCCATGCAATTCAAGGAGGAATGACTATGTCTCTGACCATTAACAACAACATGATGGCGGCAAAGGCTTCGCTGAACCTCAGCAAGGCGTACAGTGCTCTTGGAACCTCGGTGGAGCGTCTCTCTTCCGGCCTTCGGGTGAACTCTGCCGCCGACGACGCAGCCGGTCTGGCCATTCGCGAACTCATGCGCGGTGATATCGCCTCCCTGAACCAGGGGGTGCGCAACGCCAACGACGCCATTTCTCTGATCCAGACTGCGGACGGAGCCCTGGGCGTCATCGATGAAAAGCTCATCCGCATGAAGGAGCTCGCCGAACAGGCCGCCACCGGCACGTACACGTCCGACCAGCGGCTGATCATCGATTCCGAATACCAGGCCATGGCTTCGGAAATCACGCGAATCGCCAACGCCACGGATTACAACGGCCTGTACCTGCTTAACGGCAATCTTTCCAGCGACACGCATGTGGGCACCAGCATGGTTTCCACTGGTCGGCTCAAGGTCCACTTTGGTTCGGACAACGACTCTGCGGAAGACTACTACTACATCAAGATCGAATCCGCCACTGCTTCTTCCCTGGGCGTGGGCAACCAGTCCGTCGCCGGCGACGGCTTCTCCATCTCCACCCAGGACTCTGCCCAGAAGGCGTTGGAGGCGTTGAAGACAGCCATCACATCCAAGGACAAGATCCGCGCCAACCTGGGCGCGCTGCAGAACCGCCTGCAGAACACCATCACCAACCTGGAAATCCAGNATCCGCGCCAACCTGGGCGCGCTGCAGAACCGCCTGCAGAACACCATCACCAACCTGCAGGTGCAGGTTGAAAATCTGCAGTCCGCAGAGTCCCGCATCAGCGATGTGGACGTCTCCCTGGAAATGACGGAGTTTGTGCGCCAGCAGATCCTGACGCAGTCCGCAGTGGCCATGTTGTCTCAGGCCAACTCGCTGCCACGGCTTGCTCTGCAGCTTATCGGCTAGTTTCATCGGGAACCGCGGGAATAACTTTAGGGGCCGGTCCAGAAATAATCCGCCCTGCCCATTCCTCCTCACTCACGCGCCAGCCCCCCGGCCGCTTCGGCAGCCGGGGGGTTTTTCGTACCGGCAGCCCTGGACGAAGACGGGATTCTGCCGTAAGATGAGACATCATGCGAGGTTCCGCCCAAATGCCACCCCATCCGCCACTGCCT
This sequence is a window from Megalodesulfovibrio gigas DSM 1382 = ATCC 19364. Protein-coding genes within it:
- a CDS encoding glutamate-5-semialdehyde dehydrogenase, which gives rise to MDAAHDIAAQMEAIGRRATAAARVLAAASPALKNRALLQLAQLLRTRGDVIAQANRKDLVAADAAGMDAPRMDRLRLTDGVVEAMAKACEDVAAQSDPVGAIETMWKRPNGIMVGKMRIPLGVVAMIFESRPNVTVDSAVLCLKAGNAVILRGGSEAIHSNLALAALLHEALDTVGLPADCAQVVATTDRAAVTALCKMDQYIDVMIPRGGEGLVRAVTQAATMPVLKHYQGVCHCYVDKAADLEQALAIVYNGKCQRPGVCNALEATLVHADVAEAFLPMLAKKLGGMGVEFRACPRALPLLGATAVPAQPADWGQEFHALIMAVKVVDSMDAALDHIAAYGSNHTEVICSRDHDTVMRFLREADASMVAANASSRFNDGGELGLGAEIGISTSKLHAYGPMGATELTSTKFVVLGQGQTRG
- a CDS encoding nicotinate-nicotinamide nucleotide adenylyltransferase, producing the protein MIPKYSQLIGTKDPAGLSPLSPALPFSDEAPRLGILGGSFNPPHVGHVLQARHAWELLGLTRLDVLPAAAPPHKPRRGLLPFDLRVTLTRLAMQDAGLSGLRIEDREGRRAGPSYTIDTLREYAAELPGWEIIFLMGSIDLPTLPTWKDGLRINSLAHLAVHPREEDEADQVAQVLESGALGRYARVKSPLPDTPWCWRKAEPPGKLLWYLECGRLPVCATDIRTRWRTGEPLDTVXLSSERFSPENSSQKGRCLNLRWDASDCAGWPPE